One genomic region from Pyrobaculum islandicum DSM 4184 encodes:
- a CDS encoding DUF1512 domain-containing protein, with protein MYIQATGYDPMWYILSMLIWFALIFMLQDLQMWRYLSQVSGFLSYLGQLLNTASANVLAALEKSKKREVQRQDLEKTLRKMVDFAVIEPTSLDPSGIVPKYKHILSTYVETYEQEIRRLVEDGVTVKNMATAVEALRYMNFIYKVVDHYYKTAKKYKAFYLVIQLTMLLPLLKELTDTVNEAVNSFIKGMPIGDSAGPLVAYNVLSRCQPRRYHHVVKDTVIAECEYEGRRLYIIKAEGPGSTVGRLDEAVEYVFEKLKAAPKYIITVDAALRLEGEKTGEVAEGIGVAMGGVGVEKFNIETYATKYGVPLYAFLIKMRQSEALTIMTSDIYNAVQYTTKRVLDFIVTQTQIGDSVLLIGVGNTVGVGQPPELVAA; from the coding sequence ATGTATATCCAAGCCACGGGATACGACCCAATGTGGTATATACTATCTATGTTGATATGGTTTGCGTTAATTTTCATGTTGCAAGACCTCCAGATGTGGAGATATCTAAGTCAAGTAAGTGGCTTTTTATCATACCTAGGCCAACTCCTCAACACAGCGTCTGCAAACGTGCTCGCAGCTCTTGAAAAATCCAAGAAAAGAGAGGTCCAGAGACAAGACCTTGAGAAAACCCTTAGAAAGATGGTAGATTTTGCAGTTATCGAACCTACGTCGCTAGACCCCAGCGGAATTGTGCCAAAGTATAAACACATTTTGTCTACATATGTAGAGACTTACGAACAGGAGATACGCCGGTTGGTAGAAGACGGCGTCACAGTCAAAAACATGGCCACAGCAGTAGAGGCCCTTAGATATATGAACTTCATATACAAAGTAGTAGACCATTATTATAAAACCGCCAAGAAGTACAAGGCCTTCTACTTAGTTATCCAACTAACGATGTTACTTCCACTACTTAAAGAACTTACAGATACAGTAAACGAGGCAGTCAACTCTTTTATTAAGGGTATGCCCATCGGCGATAGCGCAGGCCCCCTAGTGGCATATAACGTACTTAGCCGATGTCAACCACGTAGATATCACCACGTGGTAAAAGACACAGTTATCGCCGAGTGTGAATACGAGGGGCGGAGGCTTTATATAATTAAGGCCGAGGGGCCGGGTAGCACTGTGGGGAGGTTAGACGAGGCGGTTGAATATGTATTTGAAAAACTCAAGGCGGCGCCTAAATATATAATAACTGTAGACGCCGCCCTTAGACTAGAGGGTGAGAAAACTGGGGAGGTAGCTGAGGGCATAGGCGTGGCCATGGGCGGAGTGGGGGTGGAGAAATTTAACATCGAGACCTACGCCACAAAATACGGAGTGCCCCTCTACGCATTTCTCATAAAGATGCGCCAGTCTGAGGCGTTAACTATAATGACTAGCGATATTTACAACGCGGTTCAATACACTACAAAACGTGTGCTAGACTTTATAGTTACACAGACACAGATAGGCGACTCTGTGTTATTAATAGGCGTGGGCAACACAGTCGGCGTAGGCCAACCGCCTGAGCTTGTGGCAGCTTGA
- a CDS encoding acyltransferase — MGFISPKAKIYAKYVSPDAYIYGPSIVGRGSFIDTAVIGYPIRQKILQGFSTPDDVSKGAVLGEAVVVRTGVVIYEGVEIGDGVEFGHNVLVREDTKIGKNVRIGTLSVVERGVKIGDGAWIQSMVYIPNGTVIEEGVFIGPNTVITNDKYPPSKRLAPVIIRRGAVIGANATLLAGIEIGEGAVVAAGAVVTRDVPPGVVVAGVPARVIGKAEEYLRKKAIYEESA; from the coding sequence ATGGGCTTTATCTCACCAAAGGCAAAGATCTATGCTAAATATGTCTCGCCTGATGCATACATATATGGCCCCAGTATAGTTGGGAGGGGTAGTTTTATAGATACAGCGGTTATCGGCTATCCAATACGTCAAAAGATACTACAGGGCTTTTCTACACCAGATGACGTCAGCAAGGGGGCGGTGTTGGGCGAGGCTGTTGTAGTAAGGACTGGAGTTGTTATCTACGAAGGCGTCGAGATTGGAGACGGAGTTGAATTTGGCCACAACGTGTTGGTGAGAGAAGATACGAAAATTGGGAAAAATGTGAGAATCGGCACACTGTCTGTAGTAGAGAGGGGGGTTAAAATTGGAGATGGGGCATGGATACAGTCCATGGTCTATATTCCAAATGGGACTGTTATTGAGGAGGGGGTCTTCATAGGTCCTAACACCGTGATTACAAACGATAAGTATCCGCCTAGTAAAAGACTAGCCCCCGTCATAATTAGGAGGGGGGCTGTAATTGGGGCAAATGCCACGTTGTTAGCTGGGATTGAGATCGGAGAGGGGGCTGTGGTAGCTGCCGGCGCTGTTGTAACTAGAGATGTGCCTCCAGGCGTAGTAGTGGCGGGGGTCCCCGCCAGAGTTATTGGAAAGGCTGAAGAATATCTGAGGAAAAAAGCTATTTACGAAGAGTCAGCGTAG
- a CDS encoding M42 family metallopeptidase — MDLETLTKAFGVSGFEEDIRQKILSAVSNAEVDDFGNVIAMDKSKVAFVAHMDEVGLLVTSIEEDGRMKFRKVGGIDDRILPGSSVVLYGDGFRVEGVIGIAPPHFQQQQQTQISWQDLYIDIGATSRAEVESMGIGPMTPAAFSKRYVEMGKYISATALDDRAGCWTLVESYRRGAQATYVWSVQEELGLLGARALSKKLEGKYVVVVDTTACCHPNFTGSAKPGQGPVLRIFDNYGAYNNKLAKRILEIAKKRGIPIQIGGGGGGTDAAAFFVSGIPAVSIGILSKYSHSPVEMVHKDDLRYTVELLNAISEELR, encoded by the coding sequence ATGGATTTAGAAACTCTAACAAAGGCATTTGGCGTTTCGGGATTTGAAGAAGACATCCGCCAGAAGATACTCTCTGCAGTCTCTAACGCAGAGGTCGACGACTTCGGCAACGTCATAGCTATGGATAAGTCTAAAGTCGCCTTTGTAGCACATATGGATGAGGTAGGTCTCTTAGTGACTTCCATAGAGGAAGACGGGAGGATGAAGTTTAGAAAAGTAGGCGGGATAGACGACAGAATCCTCCCCGGATCTTCAGTTGTGTTATATGGAGATGGGTTTAGAGTAGAGGGAGTCATCGGCATAGCCCCGCCACATTTCCAACAGCAACAACAGACTCAAATCTCTTGGCAAGACCTATATATAGACATAGGAGCTACCAGCAGAGCAGAAGTAGAGTCCATGGGTATAGGCCCTATGACACCCGCCGCGTTTTCAAAGAGATATGTGGAGATGGGCAAATATATCTCAGCTACGGCGTTAGACGATAGAGCGGGGTGTTGGACACTTGTGGAGTCATATAGGAGGGGCGCCCAAGCGACGTATGTATGGAGCGTCCAGGAGGAGCTGGGGCTCCTCGGCGCCCGCGCGCTTTCAAAAAAACTAGAGGGTAAATACGTCGTTGTGGTAGATACGACGGCTTGTTGCCATCCCAATTTTACGGGCTCTGCAAAACCGGGGCAAGGCCCCGTGTTGAGGATATTTGATAACTACGGCGCCTACAACAATAAGCTGGCGAAAAGGATTTTAGAAATCGCAAAGAAACGCGGCATACCTATTCAAATAGGCGGGGGAGGCGGAGGCACAGACGCCGCGGCGTTTTTTGTCTCAGGCATACCCGCCGTATCTATAGGCATATTAAGCAAGTATTCCCACTCGCCAGTTGAGATGGTGCACAAAGACGACCTTAGATACACTGTTGAGCTCCTTAACGCAATTTCAGAAGAGCTACGCTGA
- a CDS encoding purine-nucleoside phosphorylase — protein MPYHIWAKPGEIAPVVIGVGDPARAKLFASLMEESQLVNENRYLVYTGNVRGRAVSIVAHGIGGPSVAIALEELKMLGMEVFVRIGTAGSFGDLKIGDVLIAAAAAAPVGGLLNAYFPGYSPPLSADPYLTVKLAQALNAPIGYVVSSDAFYAEDPQFVEFWQRRGALAVEMECATAMALGWLRGFKVGCVLVISNIVGRHEVIDLRGRFIEVFRRVIETIT, from the coding sequence GTGCCATACCACATATGGGCTAAGCCGGGAGAGATAGCGCCTGTCGTAATAGGGGTGGGCGATCCAGCTAGAGCTAAGCTATTTGCCTCTCTAATGGAGGAGTCGCAGCTTGTTAATGAAAATAGATATTTGGTATATACTGGCAACGTCAGGGGGAGGGCTGTGTCTATAGTGGCACATGGCATTGGGGGGCCCTCTGTAGCTATTGCACTAGAGGAACTTAAGATGTTGGGTATGGAGGTCTTCGTAAGAATAGGGACTGCGGGCTCTTTTGGCGATCTAAAAATTGGCGATGTGTTAATAGCAGCAGCAGCGGCGGCGCCTGTGGGCGGGCTTTTAAACGCGTACTTCCCTGGCTATAGCCCTCCTCTTTCCGCAGATCCGTATCTCACAGTAAAATTAGCGCAGGCGCTCAACGCGCCTATTGGTTATGTAGTATCTAGCGACGCTTTTTATGCAGAAGATCCCCAATTTGTGGAATTTTGGCAGAGACGTGGCGCTTTGGCAGTTGAGATGGAGTGTGCGACAGCTATGGCACTGGGCTGGCTTCGCGGGTTTAAAGTCGGCTGTGTCTTAGTCATATCAAACATCGTAGGTCGACACGAGGTTATAGACCTCCGCGGGAGGTTCATAGAGGTTTTCCGCCGTGTTATAGAGACTATAACATAG
- a CDS encoding lysine exporter LysO family protein, whose product MIEVTKYMLPIVIGYIAGKILRRRPPALIFTALVVLLVFVVAANTADKVFESVGVFLAVSILYALALVLVTGLLGSFLDAPSRVGPVGMPSISAYVSIALAAGFITGIFIKIPYVLAIDPLLLVLLFTAGMDMANVGIRLEKAVLLAPAAALLGAGIVGFLFATTLNITPAVAFGMGWYSFTGPYLANAGDKTGGAYGLLTNFLREQFTFLLGPILARRFGKVSILAIGGATTMDNTLPLYIALYGPSFSLYAFTNGVILTFIVPTLVPIVHQVYSCCR is encoded by the coding sequence ATGATAGAAGTTACTAAATACATGTTGCCTATTGTTATCGGCTATATAGCGGGGAAGATTCTAAGGAGGAGACCGCCGGCGTTAATTTTTACAGCGCTTGTCGTACTGCTTGTGTTTGTCGTCGCCGCCAATACCGCAGACAAGGTGTTTGAAAGCGTAGGGGTTTTCCTCGCTGTGTCTATTCTCTACGCGCTTGCCTTGGTCTTGGTAACAGGTCTCCTCGGCTCTTTTCTTGACGCACCAAGCCGCGTTGGCCCCGTTGGTATGCCCTCTATTTCGGCGTATGTTTCTATAGCGCTGGCGGCAGGTTTTATAACAGGCATATTCATAAAAATTCCCTACGTCTTGGCGATAGATCCTCTTCTTCTAGTTCTTCTATTTACCGCTGGGATGGACATGGCTAACGTAGGCATTAGATTAGAAAAGGCTGTGCTTCTTGCGCCAGCGGCGGCGCTTCTCGGCGCAGGTATAGTAGGTTTCTTGTTCGCTACGACTCTAAATATAACACCGGCTGTGGCTTTTGGCATGGGTTGGTACAGCTTCACAGGGCCGTATCTTGCTAACGCCGGCGATAAAACCGGAGGGGCATACGGCCTCTTGACGAATTTCCTCCGTGAACAATTTACATTTCTCCTCGGGCCTATATTAGCTAGAAGATTTGGGAAGGTGAGTATATTGGCTATCGGCGGCGCGACGACTATGGATAATACCCTTCCTCTTTACATAGCGCTATACGGCCCCTCTTTTTCACTCTATGCTTTTACAAACGGTGTAATTTTAACATTTATAGTCCCAACACTTGTCCCTATAGTACATCAAGTCTATAGTTGTTGTAGATAG
- a CDS encoding UbiX family flavin prenyltransferase, which yields MRVFVGITGASGVIYGVKVLELLRKAGVEIHLSISKTAEKILKLETEYDTAYVTSLADYVWDENDLTAPPASGSFGIDAVAIVPCSTKTLAAIANGVTLNLITRAAEVGLKERKRVVLVIRESPLSLIHIKNMELATMAGAVVMPASPGFYTRPKDLDELVTTFAGRVLDVLGIKHEFTPRWRRHEKSLK from the coding sequence ATGCGGGTTTTTGTAGGAATTACAGGCGCCTCTGGCGTAATATACGGGGTGAAAGTGTTAGAGCTATTGAGGAAAGCCGGCGTGGAAATCCACTTATCTATATCTAAGACTGCAGAAAAAATACTGAAGTTAGAAACAGAGTACGACACGGCATATGTGACTTCTCTCGCCGATTATGTATGGGATGAAAACGACCTAACAGCGCCACCTGCCTCAGGTAGTTTTGGCATAGACGCCGTAGCGATAGTGCCCTGTTCCACAAAGACACTAGCCGCAATTGCAAACGGCGTGACACTTAATTTAATTACAAGAGCCGCCGAGGTGGGGCTTAAGGAGAGGAAGAGGGTGGTGTTAGTCATTAGAGAAAGCCCCCTCTCTCTAATCCACATAAAAAACATGGAACTTGCGACTATGGCTGGCGCAGTGGTTATGCCGGCGTCTCCAGGTTTTTACACAAGGCCGAAGGATCTAGATGAGTTAGTAACAACTTTTGCAGGCCGCGTGTTAGATGTCCTTGGGATAAAACACGAGTTCACGCCGAGGTGGAGAAGACACGAGAAAAGTTTGAAATAG
- a CDS encoding ribbon-helix-helix domain-containing protein, with protein sequence MGRRKSKVPLVRITVRLPTELLMRVDRLVERGVFKNRSHLVKQALEELIKEPKYQEVLNEKEDSFPTLRGR encoded by the coding sequence ATGGGGCGTAGAAAGAGTAAAGTCCCCTTGGTACGCATAACAGTGAGACTTCCCACGGAGCTTTTGATGAGAGTAGATAGACTGGTAGAACGTGGCGTTTTCAAAAACCGTTCACATCTTGTAAAACAAGCGTTAGAAGAGCTAATAAAGGAGCCTAAGTATCAAGAAGTTTTAAATGAGAAAGAAGATAGCTTCCCCACTCTGAGAGGCAGATAA
- the hxlB gene encoding 6-phospho-3-hexuloisomerase, translating to MVTYFKQAYLEIANFILNALDKIKLDEVETFVKTIEEMYRQNKKILVLGVGRSGLVGRAFAMRLRHLGARSYVVGETITPSVEEGDLLVAISGSGTTQVVVAAAEAAKKMKARVAAITSYYDSPLARVADLVLFVPGRTKLAAMDDYFARQILGIHEPLSPLGTLFEDTAMVVLDAVIAELMKRIGKNESDMAKLHANVEIP from the coding sequence ATGGTAACATACTTTAAACAGGCATACCTAGAAATTGCAAATTTTATATTAAATGCACTAGATAAAATAAAACTTGATGAAGTCGAGACTTTTGTAAAGACTATAGAAGAGATGTATAGACAAAATAAGAAGATTCTTGTCTTAGGCGTCGGGAGAAGCGGGTTGGTAGGGCGCGCTTTTGCAATGAGACTTAGACATCTAGGGGCTAGGTCCTACGTCGTCGGAGAGACTATCACGCCGTCGGTAGAAGAGGGCGATCTCTTAGTTGCCATATCTGGAAGCGGCACGACACAAGTCGTTGTCGCAGCCGCAGAAGCTGCCAAGAAAATGAAGGCAAGGGTCGCCGCCATTACTTCTTACTACGACTCGCCGCTTGCCAGAGTTGCAGATCTCGTGCTCTTCGTCCCAGGTAGGACTAAATTAGCTGCCATGGACGACTACTTCGCCCGCCAGATTCTCGGAATACATGAGCCTCTTTCACCACTTGGCACACTTTTTGAAGACACAGCAATGGTGGTTCTCGACGCAGTTATTGCAGAACTTATGAAAAGGATAGGCAAGAATGAAAGCGATATGGCAAAGCTACATGCCAACGTAGAAATACCGTAG
- the speD gene encoding adenosylmethionine decarboxylase — MAGGVGARVVVGRHIYGNLYGCDPQILRDESALITIIKEATKIANAMLLSVGSYRFGPNGGLTVFAIVAESHISIHTWPEYGFATVDVYTCGDHTDPKAAFDYIVSKLKPQKVEAFFGDRSMYKE, encoded by the coding sequence ATGGCGGGGGGCGTGGGGGCTAGGGTAGTAGTGGGGAGACACATCTACGGCAATCTCTATGGATGCGACCCCCAGATATTGAGAGATGAGTCTGCCCTCATTACTATCATCAAGGAGGCAACCAAGATAGCCAACGCCATGCTTCTATCGGTAGGTTCATATAGATTTGGGCCTAACGGAGGTCTTACAGTCTTTGCAATAGTTGCAGAGAGCCACATTTCTATTCATACGTGGCCTGAGTACGGTTTTGCTACTGTAGATGTTTATACCTGCGGCGATCATACAGATCCTAAAGCAGCATTTGACTATATAGTATCAAAGCTGAAACCGCAGAAAGTCGAGGCGTTTTTCGGAGATAGATCGATGTATAAAGAGTAA
- the acnA gene encoding aconitate hydratase AcnA — MQPERLVVGSKTYRYFSLKSLEKEGYDIGRLPYSIRVLLENVMRNLDGKDITKEHLERLARWNPKAPEGEVAIKVSRVIMQDYTGVPAVVDLATMRDIAVKMGKDPTVINPQVPVDLIIDHSVQVDFWGSREALRKNLELEIQRNKERYRFLKWAQQAFKNFRVFPPGTGIIHQVNLEYLAKVVMTEGDLAYFETLVGMDSHTTMINGLGVVGWGVGGVEAEAAMLGEPITIRVPRVIGVHLYGEPRPGVTATDIVLAITEFLRKIDVVDAFVEFFGEGVRKLSVPDRATIANMAPEYGSTVGLFPVDENTLSYLRITGRPEELIALVKKYYEAQGVFGGVEGAEYSQVVDFDLSSVERNVAGPTLPWQRRALSEVPKSFSSFLQERKKRSRKVVEIEIDGKRVQFGDGDVVIAAITSCTNTSNPYLLVAAGLVAKRAVELGIRPPPYVKTSFAPGSRAAAEILERSGLQKYLDELGFHVVAYGCTTCIGNSGPLPEPVAKAIKEHDILAAAVLSGNRNFEARVHPDVRAAYLASPPLVVAYALAGTVTKDLEREPLAYSSGKPVYLKDIWPRPEEVNRIVEEWVNPNVYIEKYSKTGELVPEWNALEAPAGMLYQWRADDTYIQPSPLFEGEVKIADIVGARPLLILGDSITTDHISPAGSITADNPAGQYLLSLGVKPSEFNTFGARRGNWQVMVRGTFSSKGYKNKIGNLDGGLTIKFPEGKVMTVYDAAEAYKREGVPMIVIAGKNYGAGSSRDWAAKGPKLLGVRVVIAESFERIHRSNLTMVGIIPIQLPPGVTVDSLKLDGSETFDIIGLSEGLAPGKEVVVRIHRKDGRVDEVKARLAIYTWAEVEYIKHGGILPYVLNKLLKSK, encoded by the coding sequence ATGCAACCCGAAAGGCTAGTTGTGGGAAGCAAGACTTACCGCTATTTCAGCCTCAAGAGTCTTGAAAAAGAGGGGTATGACATTGGGAGACTCCCCTACTCTATCCGCGTCTTATTAGAAAACGTAATGCGGAATTTAGATGGAAAAGATATAACAAAGGAACACCTCGAGAGATTAGCTAGATGGAATCCAAAGGCGCCGGAGGGAGAGGTTGCAATCAAAGTCTCGCGCGTCATAATGCAAGACTACACGGGGGTGCCCGCAGTTGTAGATCTGGCCACTATGCGCGACATCGCAGTAAAAATGGGAAAAGACCCCACAGTAATTAATCCACAAGTCCCCGTCGATTTAATTATTGACCATTCGGTGCAAGTAGACTTCTGGGGCAGTCGCGAGGCTCTTAGAAAAAACCTAGAGCTTGAAATACAGAGAAATAAGGAGCGGTACCGCTTCCTTAAGTGGGCTCAGCAAGCGTTTAAAAACTTTAGGGTATTTCCGCCAGGCACAGGCATTATACATCAGGTAAATTTGGAGTATCTAGCAAAAGTCGTAATGACGGAGGGCGACTTGGCTTACTTCGAGACTCTAGTTGGGATGGATAGCCACACTACAATGATAAATGGGCTAGGGGTAGTGGGCTGGGGCGTCGGCGGGGTGGAAGCAGAAGCTGCAATGTTGGGAGAGCCTATTACAATTAGAGTGCCTAGGGTTATCGGCGTACATTTATATGGCGAGCCCCGGCCGGGAGTCACGGCAACAGATATAGTGCTTGCAATTACTGAATTCTTGCGTAAAATAGACGTGGTAGACGCATTTGTAGAGTTTTTCGGAGAAGGCGTCAGAAAGCTCTCTGTGCCAGACCGCGCCACTATTGCCAATATGGCTCCTGAGTACGGCTCAACAGTAGGGCTCTTCCCCGTGGACGAAAACACACTATCTTACTTAAGGATTACCGGCAGACCAGAGGAACTCATCGCTTTAGTTAAGAAATACTACGAAGCACAGGGCGTCTTCGGCGGAGTAGAAGGCGCTGAGTATAGCCAAGTCGTAGACTTCGATTTATCTTCCGTAGAGCGTAACGTCGCAGGGCCGACTCTGCCCTGGCAGAGACGGGCGCTCTCCGAAGTGCCCAAGAGCTTCTCTAGTTTTCTACAGGAGAGGAAGAAAAGGAGTAGAAAGGTTGTTGAAATTGAGATCGATGGTAAAAGAGTACAGTTTGGAGATGGAGATGTCGTAATTGCAGCTATTACGAGTTGTACAAACACCAGCAACCCATATCTCTTGGTCGCGGCAGGGCTAGTGGCCAAGAGGGCGGTAGAACTTGGGATAAGACCTCCGCCGTATGTAAAAACAAGCTTCGCCCCAGGCTCTAGGGCGGCTGCGGAAATTTTAGAGAGAAGCGGATTACAGAAGTATCTTGACGAATTAGGCTTCCACGTAGTGGCTTACGGATGTACCACATGTATTGGAAATTCAGGACCTCTGCCAGAGCCAGTCGCAAAAGCTATAAAAGAACACGATATTCTTGCCGCTGCCGTGCTTTCTGGCAATAGGAATTTTGAAGCCAGAGTCCACCCAGATGTCCGCGCAGCGTATCTTGCCTCGCCTCCATTAGTAGTGGCCTACGCCTTAGCTGGCACAGTGACAAAAGACCTCGAGAGAGAGCCCCTGGCCTATTCTAGTGGAAAACCTGTCTATCTAAAAGACATCTGGCCCAGGCCTGAGGAGGTAAACCGCATAGTAGAAGAGTGGGTTAATCCCAATGTATATATTGAGAAGTACAGCAAAACCGGCGAACTGGTGCCCGAGTGGAACGCCTTAGAGGCCCCGGCGGGTATGTTATATCAATGGCGCGCTGATGACACCTATATACAGCCATCTCCGCTTTTCGAAGGCGAGGTGAAAATCGCAGATATAGTAGGAGCCAGACCGCTTTTAATTCTTGGCGATAGCATTACTACAGACCACATCTCGCCCGCCGGTAGCATAACGGCCGATAATCCGGCGGGCCAATATCTGCTTTCGCTAGGCGTAAAACCCTCCGAGTTTAACACCTTTGGCGCACGTAGAGGCAATTGGCAAGTAATGGTCCGCGGCACCTTCTCTAGCAAGGGTTATAAAAACAAAATCGGCAACTTAGACGGCGGGCTGACTATTAAGTTTCCAGAGGGCAAGGTAATGACTGTTTATGACGCCGCAGAGGCCTATAAGAGAGAGGGCGTGCCCATGATTGTAATCGCAGGTAAAAACTACGGCGCAGGCTCTAGCAGAGATTGGGCAGCTAAGGGGCCAAAGCTCTTAGGCGTTAGAGTCGTAATCGCAGAGAGTTTTGAGAGGATACATAGGTCTAACCTCACGATGGTTGGCATAATACCTATACAACTGCCGCCGGGCGTTACCGTCGACAGCTTGAAACTAGACGGCTCAGAGACCTTTGATATAATTGGCCTCTCAGAGGGCCTCGCGCCTGGCAAAGAGGTGGTCGTTAGGATACATAGGAAAGATGGGCGTGTAGATGAAGTTAAAGCTAGGTTGGCGATATATACCTGGGCCGAGGTCGAATATATTAAACACGGCGGAATTCTGCCCTACGTATTGAATAAACTTCTAAAGAGTAAATAG